GTCCTGGACAAGCCGGCCCGCGCGATGGCGGACGTGGACGCCAGGGCCATGGGGGCGAGCGCGCTGGAGCGGCGCATGGACGAGTTCGGCGACGAATGGTCGTACGGGTTCGGCCAGTTGCGTAAGTTCGCCAAGGGAGCGGTGGAGGCGCTCGACCAGATCGAGAAGGGCTTCGCCGACCTCGACAAGGACCTGGCCGCCGCGCTCTCCGAGGCGGCGCAGCAGTGAGCGCGCCCACCGCCGCGGACTACCCCACGCTGGGCTTCGTGCCCTGCCCCGGCGACTACGAGACGGCCAAGGACACGGCGGCCACCGTCCGCCGTACCTCCGACGCCCTGGGCGAGATATGCCGGGTCCTGGAAGGGGCCGGCGAGGGCGACTGGCGCGGCAAGGCCGCGGACGCCTTCCGGGCGCTGCTGGCCGACGACTTCCGCCCCAAGGTGCAGGACGCGTACAGCGCCTTCTCCACGGCCCGTACGGTCCTCACCGACTGGGCCGAGAACATCGACCGCCGGCAGCGGGCGGCGGCGCGGCTGGAGGACGAGGCCGCGGAGCTGAAGCGGGCGGCGGACGCGGCGGCGGCGAAGGAAGAGGAGAAGAAGGACGAGGAGGACGACGGGGGTTCGGGCTCCCGGCCGAGGTCGGGGTCCGGGGGGTCCGGGCCGGAGGAGGATCCCCTCGCCGACGTACGCCGCCGGGCGCGCAGCCTCCAGGACGACTACGAGCAGGACGGCCGAGACGCCGCCGACCGGCTGCAGCGGGCCCTCGACATCGCCCCCAACGAGCCCGGCTTCTGGGACAAGCTGGGCGACGCGGTCGGCGGGGCGCTGGAAGCCATCGGCCAGGCCGTGATGGACCCGATGGGCACGCTCGCGGAGCTGGCGCCGCTCTTCAAGACGCTCGGCGACATCGCCGGCCTGCTCAGCACCGTCACCGGACTCCTCGCGCTCGTCCCCGGGCTGCAGTTCCTCGGCGCCGCCTCGCTCGCGCTCGCGGGCGTCGCGCTCGTCGCGCACTACCTCTCCGCGGTCGGCACCACCGGCAGCTTCCTCAAGGCGCTCACCACCAAGGACGTCATCATGGACGCCGTCGGCTTCGGCCTCGGCAAGCTCGGCGCCCGCTTCGGCGACGAGATCCTGTCCGCCGCGCGGGCGAGCAACCAGCCGACCCGGATGGTCGCCCAGCTCGGCGGCCGGCTGCCGGCGATGGAGCTGCCGCAGGGCTACTTCCAGCTCGCGCGCGGGGCCTCGTACAGCATGAGCGTGCGCGAGTTCGGCATGCGCACCGGGCAGTACTTCACCACCTGGACCGGCAACGCCTTCACCGCCGAGGGCTCGAAGGACACGATCGAGACCGCCGGGAACCTCCTCACCTGGGACTTCGGCCCGCTGACCAACAGGGAGACGGTGGCGCCATGGGCACGCTGACCCCCGGCAGGATCCGGTTGTACGCCCCGGCCGACTGGTTCGACCTGATGGCCGACGGCGGCGACCGCGCGGCGACCCGCGCCCGCTGCGCGGAGCTGGTGCGGCTGACGTACCCGCGGACGGCGGCAGAGCGGCGGGAGCAGTTCACCGACGCGCTGCTGGCGTGGCACGACGTGCTGTACGCGGACGGGGTGCTGATGAACGGCATCGTCACGGCGCCGCTGCCGAGCAGCGGGGAGCAGGCGGCGTGGCTGGTGTTCGCGGGTGTGGCGGAGGTGCCCGAGAACCCGTCGGACCTGGACCTGGGCGAGCTGATGACGTCGGTGTTCGCGGAGCACTACCGCGCGGCGCCGGCGTACACGGAGGCGTACGCGACGGACATGGGGATGGGGTTCGGCTTCGTCGCGCAGCCGGCGCTGCCGCGGGCGGCGGTGGCGGGCGTCGAGGGCGCCGGCGAGGACCCCGTGCAGGTGGGCCTCGCGGGGGCGCTGGCCACACCGGCCGGGGGCGGCCTCGGGCTGCTGGTCGTCGGCACGAGCCTGAACCCGCTGCAGGCCGGGGAGCTGGCGGGGCTGGTGGCGGTGATCGCGGGCCGGTCGGTGTTCGTGGACGAGGCGCAGGATGGGCCCGCGCCCGCGGGGTAGCGGCTCGGCGGGCCCGGCGGAGATCGTCGCGCGCAACCGGCTGCTGATGCGGGAGCTGCTTGCGCGTCCCGGGGAGGCGGCGCCGGGGGGCGCAGGGCGCTGCTGGGCGCGGTGGACCAGCCGGGGACCTGGCCGGTGCAGGGCTGCGTGGACGTCCACCTGCGGTCGGGC
The Streptomyces sp. CNQ-509 DNA segment above includes these coding regions:
- a CDS encoding putative T7SS-secreted protein, producing the protein MSAPTAADYPTLGFVPCPGDYETAKDTAATVRRTSDALGEICRVLEGAGEGDWRGKAADAFRALLADDFRPKVQDAYSAFSTARTVLTDWAENIDRRQRAAARLEDEAAELKRAADAAAAKEEEKKDEEDDGGSGSRPRSGSGGSGPEEDPLADVRRRARSLQDDYEQDGRDAADRLQRALDIAPNEPGFWDKLGDAVGGALEAIGQAVMDPMGTLAELAPLFKTLGDIAGLLSTVTGLLALVPGLQFLGAASLALAGVALVAHYLSAVGTTGSFLKALTTKDVIMDAVGFGLGKLGARFGDEILSAARASNQPTRMVAQLGGRLPAMELPQGYFQLARGASYSMSVREFGMRTGQYFTTWTGNAFTAEGSKDTIETAGNLLTWDFGPLTNRETVAPWAR